In Rhodospirillum rubrum ATCC 11170, a genomic segment contains:
- a CDS encoding pseudouridine synthase, which produces MSGDSERIAKVIARAGICSRRDAEKLIVEGRVTLNGRKVETPATLVAASDTVTVDGKPLPALEPARLWRYNKPIGLVTSHRDEQGRPTVFERLPATLPRVISVGRLDLNSEGLLLLTNDGELARRLEHPSQGWLRRYRVRVHGAPDPVKLAALEKGVTVEGVAYGSIRVALERQQGANAWLSVSLREGKNREIRRVMEHLGLPVSRLIRVAYGPFQLGQLEEGTVDEIPGKIMREQLGKDAPPPPRRAEAKAKGNKGAAPPPKGTLSLPESSNTGRVARIARATRRAHKPEPS; this is translated from the coding sequence ATGAGTGGGGATAGCGAACGGATCGCCAAGGTCATCGCCCGCGCCGGCATATGCTCGCGCCGCGATGCCGAAAAGCTGATCGTCGAGGGGCGGGTGACGCTCAACGGCCGCAAGGTCGAGACGCCGGCCACCCTGGTCGCCGCCAGCGATACGGTGACGGTCGACGGCAAGCCGCTGCCCGCCCTCGAACCGGCCCGGCTGTGGCGTTACAACAAGCCGATCGGTCTGGTCACCAGCCATCGCGACGAACAGGGCCGGCCGACGGTGTTCGAGCGTCTGCCCGCCACCCTGCCCCGGGTGATTTCGGTGGGCCGCCTTGATCTCAACAGCGAAGGCTTGCTGCTGTTGACCAATGACGGCGAACTGGCCCGCCGGTTGGAACATCCCAGCCAGGGCTGGCTGCGCCGCTACCGCGTGCGCGTGCATGGCGCCCCCGATCCGGTGAAACTGGCCGCCCTGGAAAAGGGCGTGACGGTGGAAGGCGTGGCCTATGGCTCGATCCGCGTCGCCCTCGAACGCCAGCAAGGGGCCAATGCTTGGCTGTCGGTGTCGCTGCGCGAGGGCAAGAACCGCGAAATCCGCCGGGTCATGGAGCATCTGGGGCTGCCGGTGTCGCGGCTGATCCGCGTCGCCTATGGCCCGTTCCAGCTCGGCCAGCTTGAAGAGGGCACGGTCGACGAGATCCCGGGCAAGATCATGCGCGAGCAATTGGGCAAGGACGCCCCGCCGCCGCCGCGCCGCGCCGAAGCCAAGGCCAAGGGCAACAAAGGCGCCGCCCCGCCGCCCAAAGGAACGCTGAGCCTGCCCGAATCCTCCAACACCGGTCGGGTGGCCCGCATCGCCCGCGCCACCCGGCGCGCCCATAAGCCGGAGCCGTCGTAA
- the putA gene encoding bifunctional proline dehydrogenase/L-glutamate gamma-semialdehyde dehydrogenase PutA has product MSDLASLRLSLRREPLRDEAAVVADRLAALPLDADRRQAVSEAGRALVERMRASGEVTMMDNMLAEYGLSTDEGVALMCLAEAYLRVPDAPTLDALIKDKIGGRDWAEHAGESGSMLVNASTWGLMFTGRLYGESWAEDTLLGSVRKMVRRVGEPVVRTAVAQCMKIMGAQFVLGRTIDEAWRNGGPLIEKGYTYSFDMLGEAARTAADATHYFKAYANAIAAVGARATQADVHANSGISVKLSALHPRYEEVNRARVMAELVPRLSALAEMAAAVNVGMTVDAEEADRLDLSLSVMEAVLRNPNLAGWGGFGIVVQAYLKSTLPTIDWIIALARDLDRQLAVRLVKGAYWDAEIKTAQSLALPAYPVFTRKASTDVSYMASAARLLGAQDHIYPMFAGHNAHTASAVLEMAGPDAVFEFQRLHGMGETLHELLRRDHGHRCRIYAPVGVHKDLLAYLVRRLLENGANSSFVNQALDKDVPAAELTRDPATVVAQASSVAHAGIPLPPALFGAERANSKGWNLNNPLMAAELDERLTPFRAARWSAAPMIGATPPRSGGEAVTNPADRDETVGFVVSATANDVTVALETTTRAFPNWRDRAPAERAALLDRIAALYEEHAPELIALLSREAGKTRWDGILEVREAVDFCRYYAARSRADLAGSGRKGRGVFVCISPWNFPLAIFTGQIAAALVSGNTVIAKPAEQTPLIAARAVALMREAGVPPEVLALLPGEGASVGAALTASPLVAGVCFTGSTETAIAIDRAQASAGTGGAPLIAETGGLNAMIVDSTALPEHAVRDIVAGAFQSAGQRCSALRALFVQEDIADHLLTMLAGAVQELVVGNPWEAVTDVGPVIDAEAKAVITRHCEALTAAGRRLFVHDKAKAAKGGGFVAPVAFSLDRFEDLKSEIFGPVLHVIRFRNTEIDAVVDSINAAGYGLTLGIHSRVDAQVERICSRARVGNIYVNRNQIGAVVGVQPFGGEGLSGTGPKAGGPGYLERFTIAAPVALPEVALPASHGEDAAAENALDAARWAASVQPAWDGRSDRLAILEAALRALPEAARPTASAVLDLAKPLVAPPLDLVGVTGESNRLALHGRGVVLCLGGGERPATALLAQALLGLAAGNAVLLAGDPGAGVIAALRKALAEAGLSAGLVQSIVASDLPGLLREMPRLALVAHEGGVGGEGLRVALAARSGARVPLVALVDGVGRYVSERVVSIDTTASGGNASLLMLDEG; this is encoded by the coding sequence ATGTCCGATCTAGCCAGCCTGCGTTTGTCTTTGCGTCGTGAACCTTTGCGGGACGAGGCGGCGGTCGTCGCCGACCGTCTCGCCGCCCTGCCGCTCGATGCCGACCGCCGTCAGGCGGTGTCCGAGGCCGGGCGGGCCCTGGTCGAACGGATGCGGGCCTCGGGCGAGGTCACGATGATGGACAACATGCTGGCCGAATACGGCCTGTCCACCGACGAGGGCGTCGCCCTGATGTGTCTGGCCGAGGCCTATTTGCGCGTTCCCGACGCCCCCACCCTCGATGCCCTGATCAAGGACAAGATCGGCGGCCGCGACTGGGCCGAGCACGCTGGCGAAAGCGGCTCGATGCTGGTCAACGCCTCGACCTGGGGGCTGATGTTCACCGGCCGGCTTTATGGGGAAAGCTGGGCCGAGGATACCTTGTTGGGATCGGTGCGCAAGATGGTGCGCCGGGTCGGCGAGCCGGTGGTGCGCACCGCCGTTGCCCAATGCATGAAGATCATGGGCGCCCAGTTCGTTCTGGGGCGGACGATCGACGAGGCGTGGAGGAACGGCGGGCCGCTGATCGAGAAGGGCTATACCTATTCCTTCGACATGCTGGGCGAGGCCGCCCGCACCGCCGCCGACGCCACCCATTATTTCAAGGCCTATGCCAATGCCATCGCCGCCGTCGGCGCGCGGGCGACCCAGGCCGATGTCCATGCCAATTCGGGCATCTCGGTCAAGCTGTCGGCCCTGCATCCGCGCTATGAGGAGGTCAACCGCGCCCGGGTGATGGCCGAACTGGTCCCCCGGCTGTCGGCCCTGGCCGAGATGGCGGCGGCGGTCAATGTCGGCATGACGGTGGACGCCGAGGAGGCCGATCGCCTGGATCTGTCGCTTTCGGTGATGGAGGCGGTGCTGCGCAATCCCAATCTGGCGGGATGGGGCGGCTTTGGTATCGTCGTCCAGGCCTATCTGAAAAGCACCCTGCCGACCATCGACTGGATCATCGCCCTGGCCCGCGACCTCGATCGCCAACTGGCGGTGCGGCTGGTCAAGGGCGCCTATTGGGACGCCGAGATTAAGACCGCCCAAAGCCTCGCCCTGCCGGCCTATCCGGTGTTCACCCGCAAGGCCTCGACCGATGTGTCCTATATGGCCTCGGCCGCCCGGCTGCTAGGCGCCCAGGACCATATCTATCCGATGTTCGCCGGCCATAACGCCCATACCGCCTCGGCGGTGCTGGAAATGGCCGGACCGGACGCGGTGTTCGAGTTCCAGCGCCTGCATGGCATGGGCGAAACCCTGCATGAGCTGCTGCGCCGCGATCATGGTCACCGCTGCCGCATCTATGCTCCGGTCGGCGTTCACAAGGATTTGCTGGCCTATCTGGTGCGCCGCCTTTTGGAAAACGGCGCCAATAGCAGCTTCGTCAATCAGGCCCTTGATAAGGACGTGCCGGCCGCCGAGCTGACCCGCGATCCGGCGACGGTGGTGGCCCAGGCCTCTTCGGTCGCCCATGCCGGCATTCCGCTGCCGCCCGCCCTGTTCGGTGCCGAGCGGGCCAATTCCAAGGGCTGGAACCTGAATAATCCGCTGATGGCCGCCGAGTTGGACGAGCGCCTGACGCCCTTCCGCGCCGCGCGTTGGTCGGCCGCGCCGATGATCGGCGCGACGCCGCCGCGCTCGGGTGGCGAGGCGGTGACCAATCCCGCCGACCGCGACGAAACCGTGGGCTTCGTGGTGAGCGCGACGGCGAACGATGTCACCGTGGCCCTGGAAACAACGACGCGGGCCTTCCCCAACTGGCGCGACCGGGCGCCGGCCGAGCGGGCCGCCCTCCTTGACCGCATCGCCGCGCTCTATGAGGAACACGCCCCCGAACTGATCGCCCTGCTCAGCCGCGAAGCCGGCAAGACGCGCTGGGACGGCATTTTGGAAGTGCGCGAGGCGGTGGATTTCTGCCGTTATTACGCGGCGCGAAGCCGGGCCGATCTGGCCGGCAGCGGTCGTAAGGGGCGCGGCGTGTTCGTCTGCATCTCGCCCTGGAACTTCCCGCTGGCGATCTTCACTGGCCAGATCGCCGCCGCCCTGGTCAGCGGCAACACGGTGATCGCCAAGCCGGCCGAGCAGACGCCGCTGATCGCCGCCCGCGCCGTGGCCCTGATGCGCGAGGCGGGGGTGCCGCCCGAGGTTTTGGCCCTGCTGCCCGGCGAGGGTGCCAGCGTCGGCGCGGCGCTGACCGCCAGTCCCTTGGTCGCCGGCGTCTGCTTCACCGGATCGACCGAGACCGCCATCGCCATCGACCGCGCCCAGGCTTCAGCCGGCACGGGCGGGGCGCCGCTGATCGCCGAGACCGGCGGCCTCAACGCCATGATCGTTGATTCCACCGCCCTGCCCGAACATGCGGTGCGCGATATCGTCGCCGGCGCCTTCCAAAGCGCCGGACAGCGCTGTTCGGCCCTGCGCGCCCTCTTCGTGCAAGAAGACATCGCCGACCACCTGCTGACCATGCTGGCCGGGGCGGTCCAGGAACTGGTGGTGGGCAATCCGTGGGAGGCGGTCACCGATGTCGGCCCGGTGATCGATGCCGAGGCCAAGGCGGTGATCACCCGCCATTGCGAGGCCCTGACGGCGGCCGGACGGCGGCTGTTCGTCCACGACAAGGCCAAGGCGGCCAAGGGCGGCGGCTTTGTTGCCCCCGTCGCCTTCTCGCTCGATCGCTTCGAGGATCTGAAGAGCGAGATCTTCGGCCCGGTGCTTCATGTCATCCGCTTCCGCAATACCGAGATCGACGCCGTTGTCGACAGCATCAACGCCGCTGGGTATGGCCTGACCCTGGGGATCCACAGCCGGGTCGACGCCCAGGTCGAACGCATCTGCAGCCGGGCCCGGGTTGGCAATATCTATGTCAACCGCAACCAGATCGGCGCGGTGGTCGGTGTCCAGCCCTTCGGCGGCGAAGGGCTGTCGGGAACCGGCCCCAAGGCCGGCGGTCCGGGCTATCTGGAGCGCTTCACCATCGCCGCCCCGGTCGCCCTGCCCGAAGTCGCCTTGCCGGCCTCCCATGGCGAGGACGCCGCGGCCGAGAATGCCCTGGACGCCGCGCGCTGGGCGGCCTCCGTCCAGCCGGCCTGGGACGGGCGGAGCGATCGTCTGGCCATTCTGGAAGCGGCCCTGCGTGCCCTGCCCGAGGCCGCCCGCCCGACGGCGAGCGCGGTTCTGGACCTAGCCAAGCCGCTGGTCGCCCCGCCGCTGGATCTGGTGGGGGTGACCGGGGAAAGCAACCGGTTGGCCCTGCATGGGCGTGGCGTGGTTCTGTGCCTGGGCGGCGGCGAGCGGCCGGCGACGGCGCTGCTGGCCCAGGCGCTGCTGGGCTTGGCGGCGGGTAACGCGGTGCTGCTGGCCGGGGATCCGGGGGCAGGGGTGATCGCCGCCCTGCGCAAGGCCCTGGCCGAGGCCGGGCTTTCGGCTGGGCTGGTTCAATCGATCGTCGCCAGCGATCTTCCTGGGCTGCTGCGCGAGATGCCACGTCTGGCCCTGGTCGCCCATGAGGGCGGCGTCGGTGGTGAAGGCCTGCGCGTCGCCCTGGCGGCGCGGTCGGGGGCCCGCGTGCCACTAGTCGCCCTGGTCGATGGCGTCGGCCGCTATGTGAGCGAACGGGTGGTGTCGATCGACACCACCGCCTCGGGCGGCAATGCCAGCCTGCTGATGCTCGACGAAGGATAA
- a CDS encoding gamma-glutamyl-gamma-aminobutyrate hydrolase family protein: MTRPVIGITADSEEEGGGYSAMPWYAIRHNYCDSVAKAGGLPVILPHNAEVAEDFLGLIDGLLITGGAFDVDPALFGEAHRHQTVVLKQRRTAFELAILRGALAADMPILGICGGQQLLAVALGGRLIQHIPDVIKDGLAHEQPNPRTEVGHEISVTPGSLLHRITGVEVFGVNSAHHQAVESVPAPVIVDARAADGVIEGVEDPSRRFCLGVQWHPEYAISAADTAIFDAFVAASRGGEGA, encoded by the coding sequence ATGACGCGGCCGGTTATCGGCATCACGGCGGACAGCGAGGAGGAGGGTGGTGGCTATTCGGCCATGCCCTGGTATGCTATCCGCCATAATTACTGCGATTCGGTGGCCAAGGCGGGTGGGCTGCCGGTCATCCTGCCCCATAACGCCGAGGTCGCCGAGGATTTCCTGGGGTTGATCGATGGCCTGCTGATCACCGGCGGCGCCTTCGATGTCGACCCGGCCCTGTTTGGCGAGGCCCATCGCCACCAGACCGTTGTTCTCAAGCAGCGCCGCACGGCCTTCGAACTGGCCATCCTGCGCGGCGCCCTGGCGGCGGATATGCCGATCCTCGGGATCTGCGGGGGTCAGCAATTGCTGGCGGTGGCCCTGGGCGGTCGCCTGATCCAGCATATTCCCGATGTGATCAAGGATGGTCTGGCCCATGAGCAGCCCAATCCGCGGACGGAAGTTGGGCATGAGATCAGCGTTACCCCGGGCAGCCTGCTCCATCGCATCACCGGGGTCGAGGTCTTTGGCGTCAACAGCGCCCACCATCAGGCGGTCGAGTCGGTGCCCGCGCCGGTGATCGTCGATGCCCGGGCCGCCGACGGGGTGATCGAAGGCGTGGAAGACCCAAGCCGTCGGTTCTGTCTGGGGGTGCAATGGCACCCCGAATATGCCATCAGCGCGGCCGACACGGCGATCTTTGACGCCTTCGTCGCCGCAAGCCGGGGGGGAGAGGGCGCATGA
- a CDS encoding MarC family NAAT transporter produces MDYFGLAAKYIPFVTLGLLPIMNPLSTVPLFLELTKRMSPERKHQQARRACLYALSILAVFLFIGNGIITLFGISLAGIRVAGGLIILVLAFRMLFSGEGEEASIETEATEIKRANLDFSFSPLAMPSLAGPGSIAVVMSYGSQIPDDALVFGHFIVICGISITVLIAYIALAGSAWIAKFLGEHGIQAVTKIMGFLLTCIAVQFIASGIRDFSQTL; encoded by the coding sequence ATGGATTATTTCGGCCTTGCCGCGAAATACATTCCCTTCGTCACGCTCGGATTGCTGCCGATCATGAATCCGCTAAGCACCGTGCCGCTGTTTCTGGAATTGACCAAGCGCATGTCGCCCGAGCGCAAGCACCAGCAGGCGCGCCGGGCCTGTCTTTACGCCCTGTCGATTCTCGCCGTGTTCTTGTTCATCGGCAACGGCATCATCACGCTGTTTGGCATCTCGCTGGCCGGCATCCGGGTGGCCGGCGGGCTGATCATTCTGGTGCTGGCCTTCCGCATGCTGTTCTCGGGCGAAGGCGAAGAAGCCTCGATCGAAACGGAAGCCACCGAGATCAAGCGCGCCAACCTCGATTTCTCGTTCTCTCCGTTGGCCATGCCCAGCCTCGCCGGCCCGGGATCGATCGCCGTGGTCATGAGCTACGGCTCGCAGATCCCCGATGACGCCCTGGTCTTTGGCCATTTCATCGTCATCTGCGGCATCTCGATCACCGTGCTCATCGCCTATATCGCCCTTGCCGGCTCGGCCTGGATCGCCAAATTCCTCGGCGAGCACGGCATTCAGGCGGTCACCAAGATCATGGGCTTTCTGCTGACCTGCATCGCCGTCCAGTTCATCGCCTCGGGCATCCGCGATTTCTCGCAAACCCTGTAG
- a CDS encoding LysR family transcriptional regulator ArgP translates to MIDYPAALAVALVVQTGSFEKAAKALHVTPSAISQRVKMIEDRLGVSLIERGTPCIATEKGEWLCRHMDHVGMLEKDLIKHMPGLAEAGADPLHRVTLTLATNADSLGTWFLGAVAPFARSTDFLVSIAVDDEDYTADWLHRGRVLAAVTSLAKPVKGCRVTRLGALRYQATASPEFFERYFARGVTPETLARAPALTFSQKDRLQRDWIRRTLGQSVSFPTHWLPSTQGFVDACLAGMGWGMNPAQMVGAHLQAGRLVEILPGRTLDSPLFWQVNRLAADQLADLTRAVVGQASRALIQPSAESDPPEV, encoded by the coding sequence ATGATCGACTATCCCGCCGCCCTCGCCGTCGCCCTGGTCGTCCAGACGGGAAGCTTCGAGAAAGCGGCGAAAGCCCTGCATGTGACCCCCTCGGCCATCTCGCAGCGCGTCAAAATGATCGAGGACCGCTTGGGGGTCTCGCTGATCGAAAGGGGGACGCCTTGTATCGCCACCGAGAAGGGCGAATGGTTGTGCCGGCATATGGACCATGTCGGCATGCTTGAAAAAGACCTGATCAAGCACATGCCGGGTTTGGCCGAGGCGGGCGCCGACCCTTTGCACAGGGTGACGCTGACCCTGGCGACCAATGCCGACAGCCTGGGAACATGGTTCCTTGGCGCGGTGGCGCCCTTCGCCCGGAGCACGGATTTTCTTGTGTCGATCGCCGTCGATGATGAGGATTACACGGCCGACTGGCTGCACCGCGGCCGGGTGCTCGCCGCCGTCACCTCTCTGGCCAAGCCGGTCAAGGGATGCCGGGTGACGCGTCTGGGCGCCTTGCGCTATCAGGCGACGGCCAGCCCGGAGTTCTTTGAGCGCTATTTCGCCCGCGGCGTGACGCCCGAGACCCTCGCCCGGGCGCCGGCCCTGACCTTCAGCCAGAAGGACCGCCTTCAGCGCGACTGGATAAGGCGGACCTTGGGCCAGTCCGTAAGCTTCCCCACCCACTGGCTGCCCTCGACGCAGGGCTTTGTCGATGCCTGTCTCGCCGGGATGGGATGGGGCATGAACCCCGCCCAGATGGTGGGCGCCCATCTGCAAGCGGGGCGTCTGGTCGAAATCCTGCCCGGGCGGACGCTTGATAGTCCGCTGTTCTGGCAGGTGAACCGCCTTGCCGCCGATCAGCTTGCCGATCTGACGCGCGCGGTTGTCGGTCAGGCGTCCCGGGCCCTGATACAGCCCTCCGCCGAGAGCGACCCGCCCGAGGTTTGA
- the rsmD gene encoding 16S rRNA (guanine(966)-N(2))-methyltransferase RsmD, which produces MRIVGGRLKGKVLTAPVGPAVRPTGDRTREALFNVLVHRFQGRDGFSLEGAIVLDAFAGTGALGLEALSRGAARVAFLEQAPASLALIRANIAACRAEAVCKVVRGDACHPARASEAATLALLDPPYGKGLALPAVIALAAAGWLAPSALVCVETEAKGTPAPLWPEAFEVADERTHGKARMTILRHLAPAQ; this is translated from the coding sequence ATGCGCATCGTTGGCGGCCGGCTCAAGGGCAAGGTGCTGACCGCCCCGGTCGGCCCCGCCGTGCGGCCCACCGGGGATCGCACCCGGGAAGCGCTGTTCAATGTGCTTGTTCACCGCTTCCAGGGCCGCGACGGCTTTTCGCTGGAAGGCGCCATCGTGCTGGACGCCTTCGCCGGCACCGGGGCGCTGGGGCTGGAAGCCCTGTCGCGCGGCGCCGCCCGGGTGGCTTTTCTCGAGCAGGCGCCGGCCAGTCTGGCGCTGATCCGCGCCAATATCGCCGCCTGTCGGGCCGAAGCGGTGTGCAAGGTGGTGCGCGGCGACGCCTGCCATCCGGCCCGCGCCAGCGAGGCCGCGACCCTGGCCCTGCTCGATCCGCCCTATGGCAAGGGTCTGGCCCTGCCCGCCGTTATCGCCCTGGCCGCCGCCGGCTGGCTGGCGCCCAGCGCCCTGGTTTGCGTTGAAACCGAAGCCAAGGGAACCCCAGCCCCGCTCTGGCCCGAAGCCTTCGAGGTGGCCGACGAACGCACCCACGGCAAGGCCCGCATGACCATCCTGCGCCATCTGGCGCCGGCCCAATAA
- a CDS encoding Lrp/AsnC ligand binding domain-containing protein has translation MASLDRIDRRILRELQADGRLSIVELARRVHLTKTPCAERVHRLEREGVIHGYQARLDPQVLGADHVAFVQVSLKGTTEAELEQFNAAVRGLPEVQSCHMIAGGFDYLLKVRTRDIAEYRHVLGEKISRLPVVQQTHTYVVMESVKDETTLPVRD, from the coding sequence ATGGCTTCCCTCGACCGTATCGACCGCCGCATCTTGCGCGAACTCCAGGCCGATGGCAGGCTGTCCATCGTCGAACTGGCGCGGCGGGTCCATCTGACCAAAACCCCCTGCGCCGAACGCGTCCACCGCCTGGAACGCGAGGGGGTGATCCACGGCTATCAGGCCCGCCTGGATCCCCAGGTGCTGGGCGCCGATCACGTGGCTTTCGTCCAGGTTTCCCTGAAAGGAACGACCGAGGCCGAGCTTGAACAGTTCAACGCCGCCGTTCGCGGCCTGCCCGAGGTTCAGTCCTGCCACATGATCGCCGGCGGCTTCGACTACCTGTTGAAGGTGCGCACCCGCGACATCGCCGAATACCGCCATGTGCTGGGCGAAAAGATCTCGCGCCTGCCGGTGGTCCAGCAAACCCATACTTATGTGGTGATGGAAAGCGTCAAGGATGAAACGACGCTGCCGGTGCGCGATTAA
- a CDS encoding LysE/ArgO family amino acid transporter: MSVSVFFAGLTMGLSLIVAIGAQNAFVLRQGLRNEHVLAISLTCALSDALLITLGVAGFGKMMALAPWLDPLLRYGGAAFLIWYGAISLRSALRSSAALAVGPAAEKAGLKATLLTCLALTWLNPHVYLDTVMLLGSISTQFPDRQGSFAAGAMAASFLFFFALGYGSSWLKPLFAKPSAWRSLEAIIALVMWTIALKLLVGS; the protein is encoded by the coding sequence ATGAGCGTTTCGGTTTTCTTCGCGGGCCTGACCATGGGTCTGAGCCTGATCGTGGCCATCGGGGCGCAGAACGCCTTCGTTTTGCGCCAAGGCCTGCGCAACGAGCATGTCCTGGCCATCTCGCTGACCTGCGCCCTGTCGGACGCCCTCCTCATCACCCTGGGCGTGGCCGGCTTTGGCAAGATGATGGCTTTGGCGCCCTGGCTTGATCCGCTGCTGCGCTATGGCGGGGCGGCCTTCCTGATCTGGTATGGCGCGATCAGCCTGCGCTCGGCCCTGCGCTCCTCCGCCGCGCTCGCCGTCGGCCCGGCGGCGGAGAAGGCCGGCCTGAAGGCGACGCTGCTGACCTGCCTCGCCCTGACTTGGCTGAACCCCCATGTTTATCTGGATACGGTGATGTTGCTGGGATCGATCTCGACCCAGTTCCCCGATCGCCAGGGCTCGTTCGCCGCCGGCGCCATGGCGGCGTCGTTCCTTTTCTTTTTCGCGCTCGGCTATGGCTCGTCCTGGCTCAAGCCGCTTTTCGCCAAGCCCTCGGCCTGGCGGAGCCTGGAAGCGATCATCGCCCTGGTCATGTGGACGATCGCTCTCAAGCTCCTTGTCGGCTCATGA